One segment of Rosa chinensis cultivar Old Blush chromosome 6, RchiOBHm-V2, whole genome shotgun sequence DNA contains the following:
- the LOC112172520 gene encoding WD repeat-containing protein 70, which translates to MADDAAEIYDGARAEFPLTFGKQSKSQTPLEAIHNTTRRNQNLQQQQRQPPPSSADLPSLSSSSSKTWLNSLRTAKTPNPNPNPSDSDATLIGPPRPPQPDSASDDDGDALIGPPPPPGSAESDDDGEMIGPPAPGRSNRDDWDSDAEEENKYRIPVSNEIVLKGHTKVVSALAIDHTGSRVISGSYDYSVRMYDFQGMNAKLQSFRQLEPSEGHQVRTISWSPTGDRFLCVTGSAQAKIYDRDGLTLGEFVKGDMYIRDLKNTKGHITGLTCGQWHPRKKDEILTSSEDGSLRIWDVNNFNTQKQVIKPKLARPGRVPVTTCTWDHEGQRIAGGIGDGSIQVWNIKPGWGSRPDIHVQEAHSDDITGLKFSRDGRILLSRSCDGTLKVWDLRQMKDPLKVFQDLPNNYAQTNVAFSPDEQLFLTGTSIERESTTGGLLCFFDRAKLELVSKVGISATCSVVQCAWHPKLNQIFATSGDKSQGGTHVLYDPTLSERGALVCVARAPRKKSVDDFVANPVIHNPHALPLFRDQPSRKREREKTLKDPVKSHKPDLPMTGPGFGGRVGASKGSLLTQYLMKQGGMIKETWMDEDPREAILKYADVAAKDPKYIAPAYAETQPETVFAKSDSEDEEK; encoded by the exons ATGGCGGACGACGCAGCGGAGATCTACGACGGAGCCAGAGCCGAATTTCCTCTCACATTCGGTAAGCAATCCAAATCTCAAACCCCTCTCGAAGCCATCCACAATACGACCCGTCGTAACCAGAACCTTCAACAACAGCAACGACAACCACCACCCTCCTCCGCCGAcctcccttctctctcctcctcctcctccaaaaCCTGGCTCAATTCCCTCCGTACCGCCAAAACccccaaccctaaccctaaccctagcgaTTCGGATGCAACCCTTATCGGACCGCCTCGTCCACCGCAGCCTGATTCGGCCTCCGACGACGACGGCGATGCCCTCATCGGACCGCCGCCGCCTCCCGGGAGTGCCGAGAGCGACGACGATGGTGAGATGATTGGACCGCCGGCGCCGGGGAGGTCCAATAGAGACGATTGGGATTCCGATGCGGAAGAGGAGAACAAGTACCGGATTCCGGTGAGCAATGAGATTGTGCTGAAGGGACACACCAAGGTGGTTTCGGCCCTCGCCATTGATCACACTGGTTCTAGAGTTATATCTGGTAGCTATGACTATTCTGTGAGAATGTACGATTTTCAAGGAATGAATGCAAAGTTGCAATCTTTCCGGCAGCTGGAGCCGTCTGAAGGTCATCAGGTCAGAACTATAAGCTGGAGCCCCACCGGCGACCGGTTTCTGTGTGTCACCGGCTCAGCTCAGGCAAAG ATTTATGATCGTGACGGACTTACGCTAGGAGAGTTTGTAAAAGGGGACATGTATATTCGTGATCTTAAGAATACCAAGGGGCATATTACTGGATTGACCTGTGGACAGTGGCACCCTAGAAAGAAAGACGAAATCTTGACATCATCGGAGGATGGGTCACTGCGCATTTGGGATGTTAATAACTTCAATACTCAGAAACAG GTAATCAAGCCAAAACTTGCTAGGCCTGGAAGAGTTCCAGTCACCACTTGTACTTGGGATCATGAAGGACAACGGATTGCAGGTGGTATAGGAGATGGTTCTATACAA GTTTGGAACATTAAGCCCGGATGGGGAAGTAGGCCGGACATACACGTTCAGGAAGCTCATTCAGATGATATTACTGGGCTTAAGTTTTCTAGGGATGGAAGAATCTTACTCTCAAGAAGCTGTGATGGCACTTTGAAG GTTTGGGACTTACGTCAGATGAAAGATCCTCTGAAGGTGTTTCAGGATCTCCCAAATAACTATGCACAAACCAATGTCGCATTTAGTCCTGATGAGCAACTCTTTCTGACTGGAACCTCAATTGAAAGGGAGAGCACAACTGGAGGTTTACTATGCTTCTTTGATCGAGCAAAACTGGAACTTGTTTCTAAAGTTGGGATATCCGCTACTTGTAGTGTTGTGCAATGTGCCTGGCACCCAAAATTGAATCAG ATCTTTGCAACATCAGGAGATAAAAGCCAAGGCGGAACTCATGTACTATATGATCCAACTCTTAGTGAAAGAGGAGCTCTTGTCTGTGTTGCACGTGCCCCTAGGAAAAAATCTGTTGATGATTTTGTGGCAAACCCAGTCATACACAACCCTCATGCTCTACCCTTATTTAGAGATCAACCAAGCCGTAAACGTGAGCGAGAGAAAACATTGAAGGATCCAGTTAAATCCCATAAGCCTGACCTTCCCATGACAGGACCAGGCTTTGGTGGAAGAGTTGGTGCAAGTAAAGGAAGCTTATTGACCCAGTACCTAATGAAG CAAGGTGGTATGATCAAGGAGACGTGGATGGACGAAGATCCAAGAGAAGCCATACTGAAGTATGCAGATGTTGCAGCAAAAGATCCAAAGTACATAGCTCCAGCTTATGCAGAAACCCAGCCTGAAACAGTTTTTGCGAAATCAGACTCTGAGGACGAGGAGAAATGA